A region of bacterium DNA encodes the following proteins:
- a CDS encoding S1 RNA-binding domain-containing protein: protein TLEERQIVQGTVVRVDSEGVLVDVGAKSEGFIPPKELSASGEAVEGIAVGDRIDVYVMKVEGEEGNILLSKKRADLALAWDHIQRAFQAGTILHAMVVDKVKGGLVVDLGMRGFVPGSHVDLSQAKGRQFEALVGQSIPLRVIEVDRAKGRVILSHKNAIAEERAKARVEVLGALQEGQVHEGIVRRITDFGAFVDLGGIDGLLPISEMSWTYIKHPSEVVRRGQRVTVAVLRIDREAGRISLGLKHILPDPWKRVGERYRSGQVVEGKVVRIVASGAFVRLDEVDAFIPISEMAERRVQKVTDVLEVGQTVEALVTEIRADERRMILSLRRLARERERTRVKDYITSQADEGRVTIGDIAGELLRQVVTTPAAAVPDRPRDGTTLPADTPARPGQDEHTTTGGPPD, encoded by the coding sequence CTACGCTCGAGGAGCGCCAGATCGTCCAGGGAACCGTTGTCCGGGTCGACAGCGAGGGGGTCCTCGTAGACGTCGGCGCCAAGTCGGAAGGCTTCATTCCCCCAAAGGAGCTCTCGGCCAGCGGGGAGGCGGTCGAAGGGATTGCCGTCGGCGATCGGATCGACGTGTACGTCATGAAGGTCGAGGGTGAAGAGGGAAACATCCTGCTCAGCAAGAAGCGCGCGGATCTCGCGCTGGCCTGGGATCACATTCAGCGCGCGTTTCAAGCCGGCACCATCCTGCACGCGATGGTGGTCGACAAGGTCAAAGGTGGGCTTGTCGTAGACCTCGGAATGAGGGGGTTTGTCCCCGGCAGCCATGTGGACCTCTCACAGGCCAAAGGCCGCCAGTTCGAGGCGCTCGTGGGTCAGAGCATACCGCTGCGGGTGATCGAGGTCGATCGGGCCAAGGGGCGGGTGATCCTCTCGCACAAGAATGCCATCGCCGAGGAGCGCGCCAAGGCCCGCGTGGAGGTCTTGGGTGCTCTCCAGGAAGGACAGGTCCACGAAGGGATCGTCCGCCGCATCACGGATTTTGGCGCGTTCGTCGATTTAGGCGGAATCGACGGCCTTCTGCCGATCAGCGAGATGTCCTGGACGTACATCAAGCATCCCTCAGAGGTGGTCCGGCGCGGCCAGCGGGTCACGGTTGCCGTGCTCCGGATCGATCGCGAAGCCGGCCGGATTTCTCTCGGGCTCAAGCACATCCTGCCCGACCCCTGGAAGCGCGTCGGAGAGCGCTATCGGTCGGGACAGGTAGTGGAAGGCAAGGTCGTCCGGATCGTCGCCTCGGGGGCGTTCGTCCGCCTGGATGAAGTCGACGCCTTCATCCCTATCTCAGAGATGGCCGAGCGACGTGTCCAGAAGGTCACCGACGTCCTTGAGGTTGGGCAGACCGTCGAAGCCCTCGTCACCGAGATTCGCGCCGACGAACGCCGGATGATCCTCAGCCTCCGCCGGCTGGCGCGTGAGCGGGAGCGGACGCGCGTCAAGGATTACATCACCTCGCAGGCCGACGAAGGTCGCGTGACGATCGGTGATATCGCGGGCGAGCTGCTGCGTCAAGTCGTCACCACGCCGGCGGCGGCCGTCCCCGATCGTCCGCGCGACGGCACGACTCTTCCGGCGGACACGCCGGCGCGCCCAGGCCAAGACGAGCACACGACCACAGGCGGCCCTCCGGACTGA
- a CDS encoding enoyl-CoA hydratase/isomerase family protein produces MDSSEMLFETARGVAYLTVNRPAQRNAMTWAMYQRLVEICEQVDRDDAIKVLVIRGSGERAFISGTDISQFPAFRGHPEAGIEYEERIDHVTGRLDAVAKPTIASIRGFAVGGGLTIALTCDLRLAADDARFGVPIIRLGNCLSIHNYARLVSLIGPARAKEMIYTARHVEAKEALSWGLINEVVPAASLAVRTQELAEAIAEAPPLTLRASKEAIRRVVDRLSPEHPGHDLIALCYNSADFQEGVAAFLDKRPPRWTGR; encoded by the coding sequence ATGGACTCATCGGAGATGCTGTTTGAGACCGCGCGCGGCGTGGCGTATCTGACCGTCAACCGTCCCGCGCAGCGCAACGCCATGACCTGGGCGATGTACCAGCGCCTCGTCGAGATCTGCGAGCAGGTCGACCGCGACGATGCGATCAAGGTGCTGGTGATCCGCGGGAGCGGCGAGCGGGCATTCATCTCGGGGACCGACATCAGTCAGTTCCCGGCGTTTCGCGGACATCCCGAAGCCGGGATCGAGTACGAAGAACGGATCGACCACGTCACGGGGCGGCTCGACGCGGTCGCCAAGCCCACGATCGCCTCGATTCGAGGGTTCGCGGTCGGCGGTGGGCTGACCATTGCGCTGACCTGCGACCTCCGCTTGGCTGCTGATGACGCCCGGTTCGGGGTGCCCATCATCCGGCTCGGGAACTGCCTGTCGATTCACAATTACGCGCGTCTGGTATCGCTCATCGGCCCGGCGCGGGCTAAGGAGATGATCTACACCGCCCGGCATGTGGAGGCGAAGGAAGCGTTGAGCTGGGGGCTCATCAATGAGGTCGTCCCGGCCGCATCCCTGGCCGTTCGCACCCAGGAACTCGCGGAAGCCATCGCGGAGGCGCCGCCGCTCACCCTGCGCGCGAGCAAGGAGGCGATCCGGCGCGTCGTCGACCGGCTGAGCCCGGAGCATCCCGGTCACGACCTCATCGCGCTCTGCTATAACAGCGCCGACTTCCAAGAAGGCGTCGCCGCCTTCCTCGATAAGCGCCCCCCCCGCTGGACAGGACGGTAA
- a CDS encoding sensor domain-containing diguanylate cyclase, whose amino-acid sequence MHSPGAVQPAADKSLTFLSRLATEFTAVLSLTDLLEHVMRVLREEIGFDSCSLALVDDRNPDFLVIRAASGIRENFMGLAVPRHIGLHGVVMQSGAPFMVPDMHSDPRVFRREGRIRSGIYAPLTVGRRQIGVLSAHRERIDAFTQADLDLLTVVARYLTGAIEVARLHEQLKELAATDALTGLANRRCFLDRLVAEIARTRRTGHTVSVVLIDLNGFKAVNDAYGHAKGDETLIRVAETLARSVRASDLAARFGGDEFVLMLPETTPDKTEEILSRFDLREIPVPDQEGAPARLTFSYGIASFPNDGDDPERLLQAADGRLYAMKKQLYAPDKDSRPATS is encoded by the coding sequence GTGCATTCCCCAGGAGCGGTCCAGCCTGCCGCGGACAAGTCGCTCACATTCCTCTCACGCCTCGCGACGGAATTCACCGCCGTCCTCAGCCTCACCGATCTCTTGGAGCACGTCATGCGGGTGCTTCGTGAAGAGATCGGTTTCGATTCGTGTTCGTTGGCGCTCGTCGATGACCGCAACCCGGATTTCCTGGTCATTCGGGCGGCGTCGGGCATCCGCGAGAATTTCATGGGGCTCGCCGTCCCACGGCACATCGGGCTTCACGGTGTCGTGATGCAGTCGGGCGCGCCCTTCATGGTACCTGACATGCACAGTGATCCCCGGGTCTTCAGACGGGAAGGACGCATTAGGTCCGGGATCTACGCGCCCTTGACCGTGGGCCGCCGGCAGATTGGCGTGCTGAGCGCCCACCGCGAGCGCATCGATGCGTTCACTCAGGCCGACCTGGACTTGCTGACCGTCGTAGCCCGATACCTGACGGGGGCGATCGAAGTCGCCCGCCTGCACGAACAACTAAAGGAGCTCGCGGCCACCGATGCGCTGACGGGGCTCGCCAACCGGCGGTGCTTTCTCGACCGGCTGGTGGCGGAGATCGCGCGGACGCGCCGCACGGGACACACCGTCAGTGTCGTGCTGATCGACCTCAACGGGTTCAAGGCCGTCAACGACGCCTACGGCCACGCCAAGGGAGATGAAACGTTGATCCGGGTCGCGGAGACGCTGGCCCGGAGCGTGCGCGCCTCCGATCTTGCGGCCCGTTTCGGAGGCGACGAATTCGTCTTGATGCTCCCCGAGACGACGCCGGACAAAACGGAGGAGATTCTCAGCCGGTTTGACCTCCGCGAGATTCCGGTGCCGGATCAGGAAGGGGCCCCCGCCCGCCTCACCTTCTCCTACGGGATCGCCTCGTTCCCCAACGACGGCGACGATCCGGAGCGGTTACTCCAGGCCGCCGACGGCCGGCTCTACGCGATGAAAAAACAGCTGTACGCACCAGACAAGGACTCCCGCCCGGCAACGTCCTGA
- a CDS encoding OsmC family protein gives MAGALEARGIPSHPDKLWTEAEGTVEAPDRVMRVTAIRVKYHLTIPHGKRDDAERALAVFERGCPVAQTLKGCVAITHEWEIQEA, from the coding sequence CTGGCGGGCGCGCTGGAGGCGCGCGGGATTCCGAGTCATCCCGACAAGTTGTGGACCGAGGCCGAGGGGACGGTGGAGGCGCCTGACCGAGTCATGCGCGTCACCGCGATTCGCGTCAAGTATCATCTGACGATTCCCCACGGGAAGCGGGACGACGCGGAACGGGCACTGGCCGTGTTCGAACGCGGGTGTCCGGTCGCGCAGACATTGAAGGGATGTGTGGCGATCACGCATGAATGGGAGATCCAAGAGGCGTAG
- a CDS encoding FmdB family zinc ribbon protein, whose translation MTYVFQCRSCKHEFEITATVAEYEARRAPACPECGDPQARRVFTPVLVMTAGGKAGAADEGGCCGGGTCGCRH comes from the coding sequence GTGACATACGTATTTCAGTGCCGGTCCTGCAAGCACGAGTTCGAGATCACCGCCACGGTGGCCGAGTATGAGGCGCGGCGGGCGCCGGCGTGTCCCGAGTGCGGAGACCCGCAGGCGCGTCGGGTGTTCACCCCGGTGCTCGTCATGACCGCGGGGGGAAAGGCCGGAGCCGCCGACGAGGGAGGGTGCTGCGGCGGGGGCACCTGCGGGTGCCGCCACTGA